The proteins below are encoded in one region of Pseudomonadota bacterium:
- a CDS encoding AAA family ATPase, translating to AVSAVADAVIRARAGIKDPNRPIGSFIFLGPTGVGKTELARALAEFLFDDENNMTRIDMSEYMEKHAVSRLIGAPPGYVGFDEGGQLTEAVRRRPYSVLLFDEIEKAHHDVFNILLQILDDGRLTDSHGRTIDFKNTVVIMTANIGSQHILDFQGQEEQYGQMKELVLTALRTQFRPEFLNRVDDVVVFHSLGRDDLRQIVGIQLKRLLARLVEQEISLNLTPEAENFLAETGYDPAYGARPLKRSIQRYLETPLAYELMKGNIKPGDQLSVKVDGDHLTFSN from the coding sequence AAGCGGTCAGTGCGGTGGCGGACGCGGTCATTCGTGCCCGGGCCGGGATAAAAGATCCCAATCGTCCCATCGGCAGCTTTATCTTTCTAGGACCCACCGGGGTGGGAAAAACCGAGCTGGCCAGGGCCCTGGCGGAATTTTTGTTTGATGATGAAAATAATATGACTCGGATTGATATGTCCGAATATATGGAAAAACATGCGGTATCCCGGCTGATCGGAGCCCCTCCGGGTTACGTGGGTTTTGATGAGGGCGGACAGCTGACCGAGGCGGTGCGCCGCCGGCCATATTCGGTTTTGTTGTTTGATGAAATTGAAAAGGCCCACCATGATGTCTTCAATATTCTGCTGCAGATTCTTGATGACGGGAGGTTGACTGATTCCCATGGGCGGACCATCGATTTCAAAAACACGGTGGTGATCATGACTGCAAATATCGGCAGTCAGCATATCCTGGATTTTCAGGGTCAGGAAGAACAATATGGCCAGATGAAGGAACTGGTTTTGACTGCTCTACGGACGCAGTTCAGACCTGAATTTCTCAATCGGGTGGATGATGTGGTGGTTTTCCATTCCCTGGGACGGGATGATTTGCGGCAGATTGTGGGAATTCAGCTAAAACGTTTGCTGGCGAGACTGGTTGAACAGGAAATCAGCCTGAATTTGACTCCGGAAGCCGAAAATTTTCTGGCTGAAACCGGCTATGATCCGGCGTATGGCGCCAGGCCGCTGAAACGCAGCATTCAGCGTTACCTGGAAACCCCGTTGGCGTATGAACTGATGAAGGGCAATATTAAACCGGGAGATCAGCTGTCGGTCAAGGTGGATGGAGATCACCTGACTTTCAGCAACTAA